agAGTATACGTATAGGATACAGCTCTGTACACAATCATTTTCCTTCAAACCTAAAAATAGCTCAATAACACATCAACATCTCCAACTACACGACAGCCCACCATTTCAATGGCAATTTCTCCTCAAAATAACCATTATTTAGGATGACTTTCAACTAATCTTATTGATCTTTTTTGGCCTTCCCTTTCCCCCTTTTTTCGCAAATCTTCAAACGACCCTTTCGATATTTtaccccttttcttttttgcaaaattttgaattaCTCATCTGGTATTTTGGCTTTTTGATCACAATTTGGAAACACCCATTTGATaaagtttggttcttttagGAAATAATTCAACTATACGGTTAAAAGTTTGCTGAATCCATGGCCGGCATCGCTACCGCCGGCGACACCAGCACCAGTACCAGCAGCAACCTAGCGCCGACGAGGAGTTTGAGCAAGAAGGAAAATCAGGGGCTTCTGTTGGGCAGGTATGAAATTGGGAAATTACTAGGACATGGTACTTTTGCTAAGGTGTACCATGCTAGAAATGTGAAGACGAATGAGAGCGTAGCGATTAAGGTGATTGATAAAGAGAAGATCTTGAAAGTGGGTCTTATTGATCACATAAAACGTGAGATCTCAATTCTCAAGAGAGTTAGGCATCCAAATATAGTTGAATTATACGAAGTTATGGCTACCAAAGCCAAAATCTTCTTTGTCATGGAGTATGTCAAAGGCGGTGAGCTCTTCAATAAGGTTGCCAAAGGCAGGCTTAAGGAAGAAGTTGCTCGGAAATATTTCCAGCAGTTAATCTCTGCTGTCGCTTTTTGTCATGCTCGGGGTGTTTACCATAGGGACCTAAAGCCAGAAAATATACTGTTAGATGAAGATGGGAATGTCAAAGTTTCTGATTTTGGCCTTAGTGCCATTTCAGAGCAGATAAAGCAGGATGGGCTCTTCCATACTTTCTGTGGTACCCCGGCTTATGTGGCGCCGGAGGTGTTAGGAAGAAAGGGTTATGATGCAGCCAAAGTTGACATTTGGTCATGTGGGGTGATACTCTTTGTGCTAATGGCAGGGTATTTACCATTTCATGATCAGAATATTATGGCTATGTACAAGAAGATTTATAGGGGTGAATTTAGATGTCCCAGGTGGTTTTCACCTGAATTAACTCGGTTTCTAAAGCGCCTTCTTGATATTAATCCCGAAACCAGGATTACTGTTCAGGAGATTATGAATAATAGGTGGTTCAAGAAGGGTTTTAAACatgttaaattttatattgagGATGATAAGTTGTGTAGTATAAATGATGATGAGTATGGTGGGATTGATTATTCGTCTGATAGATCAGAGTCTGAGTCTGAAATAGAGATCAGAAGGAGGTCAGCTAGTTTACCTAGGCCAGCTAGCTTGAATGCATTtgatattatttcattttcccGTGGCTTTGATTTGTCCGGTTTGTTTGAGGAGGGAGGAGATGGGGCAAGGTTTGTATCTGGGGCTCCTGTGCCCAAGATCATAAATAAGTTGGAGGAAATTGCTAAAGTTGTGAGCTTTGCAGTAAGGAAGAAGGATTGTAAAGTGAGTATGGAGGGGTCTAAGGAAGGTGCAAAGGGGCCGTTGACAGTTGCAGCTGAGATATTTGAGTTGACACCATCCTTGAGAGTTGTTGAAGTGAAGAAGAAAGGAGGAGATAGCTTGGAGTATGAGGAGTTTTACAACAGGGAATTGAAGCCAGGATTACAGAATTTAGCACATGAAGTTGGATACCCTGTTGATTCATCATATTTGCCATCAGATACTGAATAAAGAGAGAAGGGGAAAGGGTAAGCTCTTTTCTCCTCCCTTTTTATATCGTTAGGTGCATTTGAATAGGTAGCACTTTGTGTTCTTTGCACTTTTGCATCTGTTATTAGCTCATGTTCAAAGCTTGTCAGATCTTGTAATTTCTGTTCTTGTTATGGGAtgttatataaaattatctaaGAAATGAACACATCAGTGTCTCGAAATCGGCTcgtttctcaattttcttttattttctgtttctaGTAATATTCTAACTCTTAACCAAAAAATTGTGGCACGCTATTCCTATGAGCAAATGCTTGGCTGTAGTAGTCTGCAGCTTGTGGAAGTGCAATGTTATAGATTGAGCTTCTCAACTTCTCTGTAGGAACCACTGCATTACAAATTGAGCTTCTCAATCTTGTAAGGCCAGTTAATAAGGAGCAATTCTGCTAATAACATCTgcacaataattttttattaactaCTCATGGAGTTGAGCCACGGTAAGTTTTGTGATGCTTGCATTAGGATAAGGCATAAGCTGCTTACATTGTGGCCCTTCATCAAACTTTATGTGAATGCAGGATGCTTTGTGCACTGGGCCGTACTCAAAAGTTGTCCGATCCTCCCCCCCAGCACATATGGTCTTCACAatataatgagaaaataaagagagttcaagtttttcttttcttgtttggttGTCGTGTCTGGATTGGTCTGATAGAAACGGGAATCATTCATGAACTGTAATCTGCTTTTTCATTGCCAAGTTGATCAAGGTGAGTAGAACCTTGATGATTGGAACTTGGATCAAGGCTCTTATAGATTTTCTTGAGGATGTTACCTGCCAAGCTTAATCTGACAAACCTTACTGAATGATTTATGCTTGTCATTAACTGTTCTCTTATTTTGCCTGCTAGTTTTATTGGTCAATCTGTATTTTTCACTTCGAGTTTGTTATTTGCATTAGTAGATCTACTTCaatgaaaaaagtaaaagaaaaaccttttttttatcGTTACAAAAGTACAAACTAGCCTGGCAACTAAATGGCTGTCATTAACTTTGACGGGTTTAGGTACGTCTGAGGACAGGGCGCAACTAAGGGGAAAACATTTAAGTGAGGTTTGTTCAGATAGGTTTTATTTGTGTGAATGTTTTTGGTCACGGTAAAGACGATTGTTAAGATTTATGAAAACCAGCTCTCTGATTACCCTTGGTCGGTGATGAAATTGGTATATATGGTGCTTAAATATATTCCTCAATCTTTTTCATACCTTGCAGCCTAGATTTTTTACTTAGACATGA
This window of the Solanum pennellii chromosome 2, SPENNV200 genome carries:
- the LOC107011232 gene encoding CBL-interacting serine/threonine-protein kinase 12-like, yielding MAGIATAGDTSTSTSSNLAPTRSLSKKENQGLLLGRYEIGKLLGHGTFAKVYHARNVKTNESVAIKVIDKEKILKVGLIDHIKREISILKRVRHPNIVELYEVMATKAKIFFVMEYVKGGELFNKVAKGRLKEEVARKYFQQLISAVAFCHARGVYHRDLKPENILLDEDGNVKVSDFGLSAISEQIKQDGLFHTFCGTPAYVAPEVLGRKGYDAAKVDIWSCGVILFVLMAGYLPFHDQNIMAMYKKIYRGEFRCPRWFSPELTRFLKRLLDINPETRITVQEIMNNRWFKKGFKHVKFYIEDDKLCSINDDEYGGIDYSSDRSESESEIEIRRRSASLPRPASLNAFDIISFSRGFDLSGLFEEGGDGARFVSGAPVPKIINKLEEIAKVVSFAVRKKDCKVSMEGSKEGAKGPLTVAAEIFELTPSLRVVEVKKKGGDSLEYEEFYNRELKPGLQNLAHEVGYPVDSSYLPSDTE